One stretch of Prunus persica cultivar Lovell chromosome G1, Prunus_persica_NCBIv2, whole genome shotgun sequence DNA includes these proteins:
- the LOC18791027 gene encoding probable xyloglucan galactosyltransferase GT14, translated as MEKLLAGKCSQELWFGILISFAMCFVFLCFDFSTFWGVNNEANLLVTKKVDPIGILNFNQTRDSCSDRYIYIHEGLPSRFNYDFLNNCESLSAGTSISNIPSMCPHLVNLGLGPEINSSEGVLSNKSWFKTNPYLLEVIFHNRMKNYECLTKNFTLASAIYVPFYPSMDVGVHLWDSNLTIRDSSAKHFAKWLSGQPEWSKMWGRDHFFASGRIAWDFRRERDNGSAWGSKLRFLPESMNMTMLTLEGSRWKNDIAIPYPTNFHPAKDSEVVQWQNRVREQERPYLFTFAGAPRPNQNGSIRGKLIDHCQASTKCKFLHCTEKKCGNPVTVMRVFQSSVYCLQPEGDSYTRRSAFDAFLAGCIPVFFHPATAYTQYLWYLPKDHTKYSVFIPVRDVKDLKEGQIENVLLGISKDQEAAMREEVIRLIPKLVYADPRSRLETQDAFDIAVQGILERIENVRKVNREGRDPSIGFADEDNGKFKFPDTMDS; from the coding sequence atggagaaactTCTAGCAGGAAAATGCTCTCAAGAACTCTGGTTTGGCATACTCATCTCCTTTGCTATgtgctttgtttttctctgCTTTGATTTTTCAACTTTCTGGGGCGTCAACAATGAGGCCAATCTTTTGGTCACCAAAAAAGTTGATCCAATTggcattttgaattttaaccAAACCAGAGACTCATGCTCTGATCGTTACATTTACATCCATGAGGGTCTTCCTAGCAGATTCAACTATGATTTCCTCAACAACTGTGAGTCTCTGAGTGCAGGAACCAGTATCAGCAACATCCCAAGTATGTGTCCTCACCTTGTGAATTTAGGTCTTGGCCCTGAAATTAACAGCTCTGAAGGGGTTTTGTCAAACAAGAGCTGGTTCAAAACAAATCCCTACTTGTTAGAAGTCATATTCCACAACAGGATGAAGAACTATGAGTGTTTGACAAAAAACTTCACTCTGGCTTCAGCCATTTATGTGCCATTTTATCCCAGCATGGATGTTGGTGTCCATCTGTGGGATTCGAACCTCACTATCAGAGACTCTTCGGCGAAACATTTCGCGAAGTGGCTTTCGGGGCAACCCGAATGGTCGAAAATGTGGGGGAGAGACCATTTCTTTGCTTCTGGGAGGATTGCTTGGGATTTCAGGAGGGAAAGAGACAATGGCTCTGCTTGGGGTAGTAAACTCAGGTTCTTGCCTGAGTCCATGAACATGACTATGTTGACATTGGAAGGAAGCAGGTGGAAAAACGACATTGCAATTCCATACCCAACGAACTTTCATCCGGCAAAGGACAGTGAGGTTGTTCAATGGCAGAACAGAGTTAGAGAACAAGAAAGGCCTTATTTGTTCACTTTTGCTGGAGCACCAAGGCCTAACCAGAACGGTTCTATCCGGGGCAAACTTATTGATCATTGCCAAGCTTCAACTAAGTGCAAGTTTCTACATTGCACTGAAAAAAAATGTGGCAATCCCGTTACTGTTATGAGGGTGTTTCAGAGCTCAGTTTATTGCTTGCAGCCTGAAGGAGATTCATACACTCGGAGATCAGCTTTCGACGCTTTTCTGGCCGGTTGTATTCCAGTTTTCTTTCATCCGGCTACTGCCTATACTCAATATTTATGGTATTTACCAAAAGATCATACCAAGTATTCGGTGTTTATTCCGGTGAGGGATGTAAAAGATTTGAAAGAAGGCCAAATTGAGAATGTGTTGCTTGGAATTTCAAAGGATCAAGAGGCGGCCATGAGAGAGGAGGTTATAAGGCTAATACCAAAGCTGGTATATGCAGATCCTAGGTCAAGATTAGAGACTCAAGATGCATTTGATATAGCTGTGCAGGGAATTCTTGAGAGAATAGAGAATGTGAGAAAGGTGAATAGAGAGGGGAGAGATCCTAGCATTGGTTTTGCAGATGAGGATAATGGTAAGTTCAAATTTCCAGACACAATGGATTCATAG
- the LOC18793574 gene encoding UPF0481 protein At3g47200, whose amino-acid sequence MVENGTENSQNHTCIDMEGDVLGPTRPGSTDALSKPTRCIFKVPQVLRRQNKEAYAPDVVSIGPYHSSQGRKRFQLMKKVKQGYLEKLLLRMDSISFETLVERIVNFSEQKKGDGSQSSFIGTELPGLQIHRKDGRIGFEKQAREFYSEPLKHLSSKDFIEMMVVDACFLVQLFRKRLNGQLKDIDDPVFDMACMFQYVCHDILLLENQLPWFVLQCFYSVTLEKYPGDPSLPILILTGFSSLPPLAHNCKSYKKKLLSRLKNLNDNGDDKTLHILDLIRTSIVFPFRHESARFNSKTQLMHPATALSMTGIRFACSSKSDSIMEIRFADGVFTIPQLEIGELTESLFRNLIALEQCYHGHSQQITSYAVLMDNLIASSKDIELLCERKVLGNWLSAEDGSKFFNSLYNGTSLDKFYYGKLCTTVNQHYESQWNRSVEEIKREKFSNPWKLFSFGFAIILLALTLWQTVYNIQDHM is encoded by the coding sequence ATGGTGGAAAATGGTACAGAAAATAGTCAAAATCATACCTGTATTGATATGGAAGGTGATGTGCTTGGACCAACACGTCCAGGCTCCACAGATGCATTATCAAAGCCCACCAGGTGCATCTTCAAAGTTCCCCAGGTGCTTAGGAGACAAAACAAAGAGGCATATGCACCGGACGTTGTCTCAATTGGACCCTATCATTCTTCTCAAGGCCGTAAACGATTTCAACTCATGAAAAAAGTGAAACAGGGGTATTTAGAGAAACTTCTCTTGCGTATGGATAGTATAAGCTTTGAAACCTTGGTGGAAAGAATTGTTAATTTTTCCGAGCAAAAAAAAGGTGACGGAAGTCAGTCTTCTTTTATCGGTACGGAATTACCAGGCCTGCAGATACACAGAAAGGATGGCAGGATTGGGTTTGAGAAACAAGCCCGTGAATTTTACTCAGAACCTCTGAAGCATCTAAGCTCAAAAGACTTCATCGAAATGATGGTAGTCGATGCCTGCTTCCTGGTACAACTATTTCGAAAGCGTTTGAATGGTCAGCTTAAGGACATTGATGACCCTGTATTCGACATGGCTTGCATGTTCCAATATGTATGCCATGACATTTTGCTACTGGAAAATCAGCTACCTTGGTTTGTTCTCCAGTGTTTCTATAGCGTTACGCTGGAAAAATACCCTGGAGATCCCTCCCTCCCTATTCTTATTCTCACTGGCTTCTCCTCACTCCCACCACTAGCGCATAATTGCAAGTCCTATAAAAAGAAGCTTCTCAGTCGCCTTAAGAATCTGAATGACAACGGTGATGATAAAACTCTGCACATACTTGATCTGATAAGAACTTCTATTGTTTTCCCATTCAGACATGAATCTGCTCGCTTCAACTCGAAGACGCAATTAATGCATCCTGCGACTGCTCTCTCAATGACAGGAATCAGATTTGCATGCTCCAGCAAAAGTGACAGTATAATGGAGATACGATTTGCGGACGGGGTTTTTACAATTCCACAActagaaattggagaattgaCTGAATCATTGTTCAGGAACCTCATTGCCCTTGAGCAATGCTACCACGGTCATTCGCAGCAAATAACGTCTTATGCCGTCCTAATGGACAACCTCATCGCCTCCAGCAAGGATATCGAACTTCTCTGTGAGAGAAAAGTACTAGGTAACTGGCTGAGCGCCGAAGATGGTTCCAAGTTTTTCAACAGTCTTTATAATGGAACTTCGCTCGACAAGTTCTACTATGGTAAACTTTGCACTACAGTAAACCAACATTACGAATCACAATGGAACAGGTCGGTGGAAGAAATCAAACGTGAGAAGTTTTCTAACCCATGGAAACTTTTTTCATTCGGTTTTGCAATTATCCTTTTAGCTCTCACCCTATGGCAGACCGTCTATAACATTCAAGACCATATGTAG
- the LOC18792861 gene encoding protein SIEVE ELEMENT OCCLUSION B yields the protein MQGTIQSEQSLFTRSEDEILEVISGNHVPEYDTSLDVPSLFSTARNIISASFQTIDNLVQGIQGLDMETINEKSPEPYSSSFCPPIESIRCQMAYYRVPSDTSIEACTLEILKKLSKYSWETKAVLALAAFALEYEEFDQLAKSVGIKRHDVVVELNNLIKATLEVIDYLLKLEWLFRNYDVPSSASSTKDIPVIVYWSILTIVACAMTKVTVLTSYEEDMQYNLSKFLQKIQFILANLRGQLAVCEREIEDQGKTTSEGKEEYLTTELMKYTEFHWQVPESMRNFIPYSAEVTLESAEVTLAEVMHAFKDLVFPDDNVQPLIDGSTKEQVDIGVLSWNSLFILFSSLDIPKLIFQFSNGVMRKRKKRTTIIRLCGSPLWTSGLMPSGRSLSC from the exons ATGCAAGGGACAATCCAGAGTGAGCAGAGCCTGTTTACCAGGTCTGAAGATGAAATCTTGGAGGTCATTTCTGGGAACCATGTTCCTGAATATGATACCAGCCTTGAtgttccttctcttttctccACCGCTCGAAACATCATTTCTGCTTCATTCCAGACCATTGACAATCTTGTGCAG GGCATTCAAGGACTAGATATGGAAACCATAAATGAGAAGTCCCCCGAACCCTACAGCTCCTCATTTTGCCCTCCTATTGAGTCCATTCGTTGTCAG ATGGCATATTATAGGGTTCCAAGTGATACTTCCATAGAAGCTTGTACCCTTGAAATACTTAAGAAGTTGTCAAAGTATTCATGGGAAACAAAGGCAGTGCTCGCCCTGGCGGCTTTTGCTTTGGAATACGAAGAATTTGATCAACTTGCCAAGTCAGTGGGGATCAAACGACATGACGTAGTGGTTGAGTTGAACAATCTGATCAAGGCCACATTGGAAGTCATTGATTATCTCCTCAAGTTGGAGTGGCTTTTTCGTAATTATGATGTACCATCATCGGCAAGTTCAACGAAGGATATCCCAGTAATTGTCTACTGGTCGATCCTAACTATTGTAGCTTGTGCGATGACTAAGGTCACTGTTCTTACTAGCTATGAGGA GGACATGCAATACAACCTATCCAAGTTTCTTCAAAAAATCCAGTTTATCCTTGCCAACCTTAGAGGACAGCTTGCAGTCTGCGAAAGAGAAATAG AGGATCAAGGAAAGACCACATCCGAGGGAAAAGAAGAATATTTGACAACGGAATTGATGAAATATACAGAGTTTCACTGGCAAGTCCCTGAAAGCATGCGTAACTTCATACCTTACAGCGCCGAAGTGACCCTTGAGAGCGCCGAAGTGACCCTTGCTGAAGTTATGCATGCTTTCAAGGACTTGGTTTTCCCCGATGATAATGTGCAGCCCCTCATTGATGGATCTACAAAGGAGCAG GTAGACATCGGAGTGCTCAGTTGGAACAGtttgttcattttgttttcGAGCCTAGACATTCCGAAGCTGATATTTCAATTCTCAAACGGGGTTATGAGGAAACGAAAAAAGAGGACAACAATTATAAGATTGTGTGGATCCCCATTGTGGACAAGTGGACTGATGCCCTCCGGGAGAAGTTTGTCGTGTTGA
- the LOC18792080 gene encoding probable xyloglucan galactosyltransferase GT14, producing the protein MEKPLARKSSQEVWSGILAPFFILCLVLLCLSYSTLLGVTNGVNLLVIKQVHTINIWKINHTEDSCANRYIYIHEGLPARFNYDFLNNCESLSAGTCNCNTPNMCPHLVNLGLGPQVNDSEGVLANKSWFKTNPYLLEVIFHNKMKRYECLTKNSSLASAIYVPFYPSMDVGVHLWDSNLTIRDSSARDYVKWLSGQPEWMKMWGRDHFFVSGRIAWDFRRERDNSSDWGSKLRFLPESMNMTMLSIEGGRWKNDIAIPYPTNFHPAKDSEVVQWQNRVREQERRYLFSFVGAPRPHQQTSIRGKLIDHCQASTNCKFLHCDEKKCGNPVTVMRVFKSSVYCLQPGGDSYTRRSAFDAFLAGCIPVFFHPATAYTQYLWHLPKNHTKFSVFIPVRDVEDLKEGLIEKVLLGISKDKEVAMREEVIRLIPKLVYANPRSRLGTQDAFDIAVQGILERIENVRKVIREGRDPSIGFADEDNDKFKFPETLDS; encoded by the coding sequence ATGGAAAAACCACTTGCCAGAAAGTCCTCTCAAGAAGTCTGGTCTGGCATACTAgcacccttttttattttgtgccTTGTATTGCTTTGCTTGAGTTATTCAACTCTATTGGGTGTCACCAATGGGGTCAATCTTTTGGTGATTAAACAAGTTCATACAATCAACATTTGGAAGATCAACCACACCGAAGATTCGTGCGCCAATCGTTACATTTACATCCATGAGGGTCTTCCTGCCAGATTCAACTATGACTTCCTCAACAACTGTGAGTCTCTAAGTGCAGGGACTTGTAATTGTAACACACCAAATATGTGTCCTCACCTTGTGAATTTGGGGCTTGGTCCTCAAGTTAACGACTCCGAAGGTGTTTTAGCCAACAAGAGTTGGTTTAAAACAAATCCTTACTTGTTAGAAGTCATATTCCACAACAAGATGAAGCGGTATGAGTGTTTGACAAAAAACTCCTCTCTGGCTTCAGCCATTTATGTGCCATTCTATCCCAGCATGGATGTTGGTGTCCATCTGTGGGATTCTAACCTCACTATCAGAGACTCTTCAGCTAGAGATTATGTAAAGTGGCTTTCGGGACAACCCGAATGGATGAAAATGTGGGGGAGAGACCATTTCTTTGTTTCCGGGAGGATTGCTTGGGATTTCAGGAGGGAAAGAGACAATAGTTCTGATTGGGGTAGTAAACTCAGGTTCTTGCCTGAGTCCATGAACATGACCATGTTGTCAATTGAAGGAGGGAGATGGAAAAACGACATTGCAATTCCCTACCCCACAAACTTTCATCCTGCAAAGGACAGTGAGGTTGTTCAATGGCAGAACAGAGTTAGAGAACAAGAAAGGCGTTATTTGTTCTCTTTTGTTGGCGCACCAAGGCCTCACCAGCAGACTTCAATCCGGGGAAAACTTATTGATCATTGCCAAGCTTCAACTAATTGCAAGTTTCTACATTGCGATGAAAAGAAATGTGGCAACCCTGTTACTGTTATGAGGGTGTTTAAGAGCTCTGTTTATTGCTTGCAGCCTGGAGGGGATTCATACACTAGGAGGTCAGCTTTCGACGCATTTCTGGCCGGTTGCATTCCAGTTTTCTTTCATCCGGCTACGGCTTATACTCAATATTTATGGCATTTGCCAAAGAATCATACCAAGTTTTCCGTATTTATTCCGGTAAGGGATGTAGAAGATTTGAAAGAAGGCCTAATTGAGAAAGTGTTGCTTGGAATTTCGAAGGATAAGGAGGTGGCCATGAGAGAGGAGGTTATAAGGCTAATACCAAAGTTGGTATATGCAAATCCCAGGTCAAGATTAGGGACTCAAGATGCATTTGACATCGCTGTGCAGGGAATTCTTGAGAGAATAGAGAATGTGAGAAAGGTGATTAGAGAGGGGAGGGATCCTAGTATTGGTTTTGCAGATGAGGATAATGATAAGTTCAAATTTCCTGAGACACTAGACTCATAG